One Trichomycterus rosablanca isolate fTriRos1 chromosome 10, fTriRos1.hap1, whole genome shotgun sequence DNA window includes the following coding sequences:
- the bambia gene encoding BMP and activin membrane-bound inhibitor (Xenopus laevis) homolog a, which produces MDRLSSFVSLWLQLELCAMAVLLVKGEIRCYCDAPHCVATGYMCKSELNACFTKSLDPFNTNSPLTHGCLDPVLNSVDVCNGKNMDVTNGGQSPVECCYEDMCNYRGLHDIVHTRSDSTDRYQTDISNQNLITRVQELASAKEVWFRAAVIAVPIAGGLILVLLIMLALRMLRSENKRLRAQRQQMLSRLHYSFHGHHHAKKGHVAKLDLECMVPVTGHENCCAGCDKLRQAELSGRGGDRLLSLVHWGMYTGHGKLEFV; this is translated from the exons ATGGATCGCCTTTCCAGTTTTGTTTCACTTTGGCTGCAGCTGGAACTCTGTGCCATGGCTGTTCTTCTCGTTAAAG GCGAAATCAGATGCTACTGTGATGCACCACACTGTGTAGCCACCGGATACATGTGCAAGTCAGAACTTAATGCCTGTTTTACCAAGTCTTTGGATCCATTTAACACAAACTCCCCACTAACACATGGGTGTCTGGACCCGGTGTTAAACTCAGTGGATGTGTGCAATGGCAAGAATATGGACGTTACAAACGGGGGTCAGTCTCCAGTTGAATGTTGTTACGAAGACATGTGTAACTATCGGGGTCTACATGATATTGTGCACACTCGAAGTGACTCAACAG ATCGTTATCAGACAGACATCTCTAACCAGAACCTGATCACACGGGTTCAGGAGTTGGCCTCGGCAAAGGAGGTGTGGTTCCGGGCGGCCGTCATTGCCGTACCCATTGCCGGAGGCCTGATCCTGGTGCTGCTCATCATGCTGGCCCTCCGTATGCTACGCAGCGAGAACAAGCGACTACGAGCACAAAGACAGCAGATGCTCTCGCGTCTGCACTACAGCTTCCATGGACACCACCATGCCAAGAAGGGCCATGTAGCAAAACTGGACCTGGAGTGTATGGTGCCTGTAACAGGCCATGAGAACTGCTGCGCAGGCTGTGATAAGCTGCGACAGGCTGAACTGAGTGGCCGAGGGGGCGATCGGCTCCTCTCACTTGTGCACTGGGGCATGTACACAGGACACGGTAAACTGGAGTTTGTATGA